One stretch of Candidatus Binatia bacterium DNA includes these proteins:
- a CDS encoding Rieske (2Fe-2S) protein produces MKRRRFVGYLLRAGLFLPFSFFGKARAYAAAQAPLAVPLKDLAVPWSFVEFEFTKRIKTHRGLQPSAFPGYLIKLPDAIGKRLGLKDNLYAVSRICPHEGCPINFYRQRQDVPYPLSPEEFPHPMLVCTCHQSIFDPAQNGKVLAGPAPRPPWTFDFVIEKGRVIIKDLEPGGEKWG; encoded by the coding sequence GTGAAGCGAAGGAGATTCGTCGGCTATCTATTGAGGGCGGGCTTGTTCCTGCCCTTTTCGTTTTTCGGCAAAGCGCGCGCCTACGCCGCGGCCCAAGCGCCGCTGGCCGTCCCGCTCAAAGATTTGGCCGTCCCTTGGTCGTTTGTCGAGTTCGAGTTCACGAAGCGGATCAAGACTCATCGCGGTCTTCAACCCAGCGCGTTTCCGGGGTATCTCATCAAACTGCCCGATGCGATCGGAAAACGGCTCGGGCTCAAAGACAACCTCTACGCGGTGAGCCGCATTTGCCCTCACGAGGGCTGCCCGATCAATTTTTACCGGCAGCGCCAGGACGTGCCCTATCCGCTGTCGCCGGAAGAGTTTCCCCATCCCATGCTCGTGTGCACGTGCCACCAGAGTATCTTCGATCCCGCGCAAAACGGGAAAGTGCTTGCCGGTCCCGCGCCCCGGCCTCCCTGGACCTTCGACTTCGTCATCGAGAAGGGCAGGGTAATCATCAAAGATCTCGAGCCCGGCGGCGAGAAGTGGGGCTAG
- a CDS encoding Rieske 2Fe-2S domain-containing protein, producing MAGVLKVLGRRTLLKLFLALPFVRFLEGVVSRLVKSDAQAAGAGTKFKVASVSQLDKPWSTASFEYFVKVKGKDTKGDTVREEYLPGLVVRLPDDLARQRGAGAKEKFEVVNLYCTHQRCKTAFISDAADIEGMTGKKVTHPVFYCPCHRSLFDAAKGAEPIKGSEAKLALWKFDFEIKGNDIIVTGVDPAVSSWAPGNPGGLSSEHPVRPGERGL from the coding sequence ATGGCCGGAGTTTTGAAGGTTCTCGGCAGACGAACGCTGCTGAAGCTGTTTTTGGCTTTGCCCTTTGTCAGGTTTCTGGAGGGGGTCGTGAGCCGGCTCGTGAAATCGGATGCCCAGGCCGCCGGCGCCGGGACCAAATTTAAGGTCGCGAGCGTTTCTCAGTTGGACAAGCCGTGGAGCACCGCCTCCTTTGAGTACTTCGTAAAGGTCAAGGGCAAGGACACGAAAGGCGATACGGTCAGGGAAGAATATCTGCCCGGATTGGTCGTCCGCTTGCCCGACGACCTGGCCCGGCAGCGCGGCGCGGGCGCAAAGGAAAAATTCGAGGTCGTCAATCTGTACTGCACGCACCAGCGCTGCAAGACCGCTTTTATTTCCGATGCGGCCGATATCGAAGGAATGACCGGTAAAAAGGTTACCCACCCGGTCTTTTACTGTCCCTGCCACCGAAGTCTCTTCGACGCCGCCAAGGGAGCGGAACCCATCAAAGGCAGCGAGGCGAAGCTGGCGCTCTGGAAATTCGACTTCGAGATCAAGGGAAACGATATCATCGTCACCGGAGTCGATCCCGCGGTCTCGAGTTGGGCGCCCGGAAATCCCGGCGGTTTGAGCAGCGAGCATCCGGTGCGGCCCGGGGAACGGGGGCTGTGA
- a CDS encoding cysteine hydrolase, with translation MDAGKRYLAIAVSVMSLLIIAACGSAQTIIDEWGTVKPPAAPELKPVTLDAKTTALLVLDFVKQGCNNERRPRCVASAPKVQGLLKQARSNKATVIYSVTTSSTPADILKEVAPLGSEPMVKAMADKFLGTDLEKILKDKGIKTVIVTGTAAHGAVLNTGSQAAYRGFKVIVPVDGMSSENTYFEQYTAYHLANAPGVGQQVTLTRADMIKY, from the coding sequence ATGGATGCTGGAAAAAGGTATCTTGCTATTGCCGTTAGCGTTATGAGCCTGCTGATCATCGCGGCGTGCGGCTCGGCGCAGACGATCATCGATGAATGGGGTACGGTCAAGCCGCCCGCTGCGCCGGAGCTAAAGCCGGTGACGCTCGACGCGAAGACGACCGCGCTGCTCGTCCTCGACTTCGTAAAACAGGGCTGCAACAACGAGCGTCGGCCTCGCTGCGTGGCATCGGCCCCGAAGGTGCAAGGCTTGTTGAAACAGGCCCGGTCCAACAAAGCAACGGTCATCTACAGTGTAACGACCTCGTCGACGCCGGCCGACATTCTTAAAGAGGTGGCGCCGCTCGGGAGCGAACCTATGGTCAAGGCGATGGCGGACAAATTTTTGGGGACCGATTTGGAAAAAATCCTCAAGGACAAGGGCATCAAGACGGTGATCGTCACCGGGACGGCCGCGCACGGCGCGGTTCTCAATACGGGCAGCCAGGCCGCGTATAGGGGCTTTAAAGTTATCGTGCCCGTAGACGGGATGTCGTCCGAAAACACCTACTTCGAGCAGTACACCGCGTATCATCTGGCCAATGCTCCCGGTGTCGGACAACAGGTGACGCTCACCAGGGCCGACATGATCAAATATTGA
- a CDS encoding cysteine hydrolase, with amino-acid sequence MKEKIQGRREDLCKGRSGWRLFPLPTVFVAGGVVLVCLFSSGIETYTFAQTIVDEWPTVKAPNAPELKPVTIDSKVTALLVLDIVKPICNAERTPRCVSSVPKLQGLVNQARAKGVSVIYSLGGKATPADIWKEVAPREGEPIVESNADKFFKTDLEKILKEKGITTVILVGTWANGAVLSTTGGAVVRGFQVIVPVDGMSAPSTYIEQYVTWHIANSPATRGVTLTRIDMIKF; translated from the coding sequence ATGAAAGAAAAAATTCAGGGGCGGAGGGAGGATCTTTGCAAGGGTCGGTCAGGCTGGCGACTGTTTCCATTGCCGACAGTTTTTGTCGCGGGCGGCGTAGTTTTAGTATGCCTCTTCAGTTCCGGCATCGAAACTTATACGTTCGCTCAGACTATCGTGGATGAGTGGCCGACGGTGAAGGCCCCTAACGCGCCAGAGTTGAAACCGGTAACGATCGACTCCAAAGTTACCGCGCTCCTCGTCCTAGATATAGTAAAGCCAATCTGTAACGCCGAGAGGACTCCACGCTGTGTCAGTTCCGTCCCTAAGCTCCAAGGCCTAGTCAACCAGGCTAGGGCCAAAGGGGTATCTGTCATCTACAGTTTGGGCGGTAAAGCAACACCAGCCGACATATGGAAAGAGGTAGCCCCCCGTGAGGGAGAACCAATTGTTGAATCGAATGCGGATAAGTTTTTTAAAACGGATCTGGAAAAGATCCTAAAAGAGAAAGGCATCACGACAGTGATCCTCGTGGGAACCTGGGCTAACGGGGCTGTTCTCTCTACGACCGGCGGGGCCGTGGTGAGAGGTTTTCAGGTCATTGTCCCTGTGGACGGAATGTCGGCGCCGAGCACCTACATCGAGCAGTATGTAACGTGGCATATAGCGAACTCCCCCGCTACCAGAGGGGTCACCTTAACCAGGATCGACATGATTAAGTTCTAA
- a CDS encoding CDP-diacylglycerol O-phosphatidyltransferase has product MSWNIVLAWLVHLYTASGVVLALLSIFLIERADFQNAFRLMALAVVIDASDGTLARAARVKERIPWFDGDRLEDIIDYLNYVLVPCLLLIRAGLLPERDALWLAAVPMLASAYGFCQKEAKTADHFFLGFPSYWNIVALYLYAIETPLWVNGFLILALSVLVFVPIKYVYPSRSPAFRGLTIALGIVWGVLMLATIHYLPTPPRLVVFSSLLFPAYYTALSFWLAARRAPGKRK; this is encoded by the coding sequence ATGTCGTGGAATATCGTCCTCGCTTGGCTGGTTCACCTTTATACCGCCTCCGGCGTCGTTCTAGCTCTGCTCTCGATTTTTTTGATCGAACGAGCCGACTTTCAAAACGCCTTCCGGCTCATGGCCTTGGCCGTCGTGATCGACGCCAGCGATGGAACCTTGGCCCGCGCCGCGCGCGTCAAAGAACGGATACCCTGGTTCGACGGCGACCGGCTCGAAGACATCATCGATTATCTGAACTACGTCCTCGTCCCCTGCCTGCTCCTCATTCGCGCCGGCCTGCTGCCCGAGCGCGACGCGCTGTGGCTCGCTGCGGTTCCCATGCTGGCGAGCGCCTACGGCTTTTGCCAGAAGGAGGCCAAGACCGCGGACCATTTTTTTCTCGGCTTTCCCTCCTACTGGAACATCGTCGCCTTGTATTTGTACGCCATTGAGACGCCGCTCTGGGTCAACGGCTTTCTCATTCTCGCCCTCTCCGTCCTCGTTTTTGTCCCGATCAAATACGTCTACCCGAGCCGGAGCCCGGCTTTTCGGGGCCTCACGATCGCGCTGGGAATCGTCTGGGGGGTTCTGATGCTCGCGACGATTCATTATCTTCCCACGCCGCCGCGCCTCGTCGTGTTTTCTTCGCTGCTTTTCCCCGCGTATTATACGGCGTTGTCTTTCTGGCTCGCCGCGCGGCGAGCCCCGGGCAAGCGGAAATGA
- a CDS encoding alkaline phosphatase, producing MGRLKKPASLTFLLVTAAALGAYLFIRSASHGLGAAAQARAPKYIFIFLADGAGIAGMEAARMYNRVVNNEGLNIPDKIIKEGSLGLITVHPADSLTTDSAAAATAMASGCKAKIGALGICADGRVPKTVMEIAKDRGMRIGLVTTAAIYDASPAAFTGHVSDRKFFSLIVDQYLRAGPDLLLGGGRDQFIAQNQPGSGRKDDRDMIDAFAKQGYVYASDKKELSRSKGKKLLGLFAPQEMSFELDRDKDKEPSLSEMTETAIRFLEENNRRGFMVFIENENTDAAGHMTDVASVIHAYREFDRAVGLAYEFYRKHPRETLILATSDHDSGGLGFTLALEEPSGRHAKRVAATVADFHKIASISISLKKAAEILGPDPTSDGVDRLMKERFNGFTLAPDLKKMLLAKQLPGRNIYTDPVANTLGMMVANNTQAYWGASGHTSQPVFVAALGVGSELFRGYQDNTDFAKHLFTLLREKNSE from the coding sequence ATGGGCCGCTTGAAGAAACCCGCATCCCTGACGTTTCTGCTCGTGACGGCCGCGGCTCTCGGCGCCTACCTCTTCATTCGTTCGGCGTCGCACGGACTGGGCGCCGCCGCTCAAGCGCGCGCTCCGAAATATATTTTTATTTTTCTCGCCGACGGCGCCGGCATCGCCGGCATGGAAGCCGCCCGCATGTACAACCGCGTCGTCAACAACGAAGGGCTGAACATACCCGACAAGATCATCAAGGAGGGATCGCTGGGTCTCATCACCGTCCACCCGGCGGATTCTCTCACGACCGACTCCGCGGCGGCCGCGACGGCGATGGCCTCCGGCTGCAAGGCGAAGATCGGTGCCCTCGGCATCTGCGCCGACGGCAGGGTGCCCAAGACGGTCATGGAGATCGCCAAGGACAGGGGCATGCGCATAGGGCTGGTGACGACCGCGGCCATTTACGACGCCAGCCCGGCGGCCTTTACCGGCCACGTCTCCGACCGGAAGTTTTTCAGCCTGATCGTCGATCAGTACCTCCGCGCGGGACCGGATCTTCTTTTGGGCGGCGGGCGCGACCAGTTTATTGCGCAGAACCAGCCGGGGAGCGGCCGCAAGGACGACCGCGACATGATCGACGCCTTTGCCAAGCAGGGCTACGTCTACGCCTCCGACAAAAAGGAGCTTTCCCGCTCCAAAGGGAAAAAGCTGTTGGGGCTTTTCGCTCCGCAGGAGATGAGCTTCGAGCTCGACCGCGACAAGGACAAGGAGCCGTCTTTATCAGAGATGACCGAGACCGCGATCCGCTTTCTCGAAGAGAACAACCGCCGCGGCTTCATGGTCTTCATCGAAAACGAGAATACGGATGCCGCCGGCCATATGACCGACGTCGCGTCGGTGATCCACGCCTATCGGGAGTTCGACCGCGCCGTCGGGTTGGCTTACGAGTTTTACCGCAAGCACCCGCGCGAGACGCTCATCCTGGCGACTTCGGACCACGACAGCGGCGGGCTCGGCTTCACGTTGGCCCTGGAAGAGCCTTCGGGCCGTCACGCGAAGCGCGTGGCCGCCACCGTGGCGGATTTCCATAAGATCGCTTCGATCTCGATCTCGCTCAAAAAAGCCGCCGAGATCCTCGGGCCCGACCCGACTTCGGACGGAGTCGATCGCCTGATGAAAGAGCGCTTCAATGGATTCACGCTGGCGCCGGACTTGAAAAAAATGCTCCTCGCCAAGCAACTGCCGGGGCGGAACATCTATACGGACCCGGTCGCCAACACGCTCGGCATGATGGTGGCCAACAATACGCAGGCGTACTGGGGCGCGTCGGGGCACACGAGCCAGCCGGTATTCGTCGCGGCCCTGGGCGTCGGCTCGGAGTTGTTCCGCGGCTATCAGGACAATACCGACTTCGCCAAACATCTCTTCACCCTCCTCAGGGAAAAAAATTCGGAATAG
- a CDS encoding glutathione S-transferase family protein: MIKLYHFPQSSNSRKVRIALIEKGLEFERVLIDLTKKEQKNPDYLKIHPFGQVPALDDEGFIVYDSTIINEYLEDEYPYPPLLPKDSDGRARARTMEDLRDNYFNPAAGQINREMRKPEGERNQQAIDAGKAEIFKCFDRIEKELQGKECLAGEFSLADVAFMPNLDALERLNITLDPKYKNTLAWIARLKARPSWAGSAQ; the protein is encoded by the coding sequence ATGATCAAGCTGTATCATTTCCCGCAGTCCAGCAACTCGCGCAAAGTGCGGATCGCGCTGATCGAGAAGGGGCTGGAGTTCGAGCGCGTCCTGATCGACCTAACGAAGAAGGAGCAAAAAAATCCCGATTACCTGAAAATCCACCCGTTCGGCCAGGTGCCGGCGCTGGACGACGAAGGCTTCATCGTTTACGACTCCACGATCATCAACGAGTACCTCGAGGACGAGTATCCCTATCCCCCGCTGCTGCCCAAGGACTCCGATGGCCGGGCCCGGGCGCGGACGATGGAAGATCTGCGGGACAACTATTTCAACCCCGCGGCGGGCCAGATCAACCGGGAAATGCGCAAGCCGGAGGGCGAGCGCAACCAGCAGGCGATCGACGCCGGCAAGGCGGAGATCTTCAAGTGCTTCGACAGGATCGAAAAAGAGCTGCAAGGAAAAGAATGCCTCGCGGGAGAGTTCAGCCTCGCCGACGTCGCCTTCATGCCCAACCTGGACGCGTTGGAGCGCCTCAACATCACGCTCGATCCCAAATACAAAAACACACTGGCCTGGATCGCCCGGCTCAAGGCCCGGCCGAGCTGGGCGGGCTCGGCACAATGA
- a CDS encoding M20/M25/M40 family metallo-hydrolase, whose translation MANFRTSLRQKRRQIAGLLLPALLLTFFFVLGGRTNEIPTTVPESSTGEELARHVRALASEEMMGRGVDTPGIALARDYIAQEFKSYGLFPGGDNGSYFQRLDVVTGVEVKEPSAAALDKGADLKLTTDWIPLGFSDSGTVEAGLVFAGYGITAKDYVYDDYAGIDVKGRIVLVLRYEPPPKNGNSPFRKLPEASRYATLQAKAANAREHGAAGLILVDFSPKQGQNELLSLRRSLGRSQDDLIAVQVRREVVERRLAAEGLSLAELKDKIDRDEKPASVTIPAVRASLTVKLGKITRPSDNVVAVLPGADPKLKQENIVIGAHYDHIGLGYFGTGSSKTEGQIHHGADDNASGTAVMMSVAARLGRMGERPPRTIVFVAFTGEELGLRGSRYFVDHPPFPTASTRAMINLDMVGRMKDDQVTAASVDSAKEFRALVGRAAEGLKVTMRPGGGSSDHVSFHRKEIPALHFTTGIHPDYHRPSDTWEKLNIQGMAKINDMLFKLAREIAAAKEGFTFVKVPSTRDG comes from the coding sequence ATGGCCAATTTCCGTACAAGCCTAAGACAGAAAAGGCGGCAGATCGCCGGCCTGCTCCTTCCCGCGCTTCTGCTCACGTTTTTTTTCGTCCTCGGCGGACGGACCAACGAGATTCCGACTACAGTCCCGGAGTCCTCAACCGGCGAGGAGCTGGCGCGGCACGTTCGCGCGCTGGCTTCGGAGGAAATGATGGGAAGAGGCGTCGATACTCCGGGAATCGCCTTGGCCAGGGATTACATCGCGCAGGAATTCAAAAGCTACGGCCTCTTTCCCGGCGGCGACAACGGCAGTTACTTCCAGCGGCTGGACGTGGTCACGGGCGTCGAAGTGAAAGAGCCGAGCGCCGCGGCACTGGATAAGGGCGCCGACTTGAAGCTCACCACGGACTGGATTCCGCTGGGCTTTTCCGATTCAGGGACGGTCGAAGCGGGCCTCGTCTTCGCCGGCTATGGCATCACCGCCAAGGACTACGTCTACGACGACTACGCGGGCATCGACGTCAAAGGCCGGATCGTGCTCGTGCTGCGCTACGAGCCGCCGCCGAAGAACGGCAACAGCCCGTTTCGTAAGCTTCCCGAGGCGTCGAGATACGCCACGCTGCAAGCCAAGGCCGCCAACGCCCGCGAGCACGGTGCCGCCGGTCTCATCCTGGTGGATTTTTCGCCCAAGCAGGGACAAAACGAGCTGCTGTCGCTCCGTCGCAGCTTGGGACGGAGCCAAGACGATCTGATCGCCGTGCAGGTCAGGCGCGAGGTGGTCGAGCGGCGGCTCGCAGCCGAAGGGCTGTCGCTGGCCGAGCTGAAAGACAAAATCGACCGCGACGAAAAACCCGCATCCGTCACCATCCCCGCCGTACGCGCTTCCCTGACCGTGAAGCTCGGGAAGATCACCCGGCCGAGCGACAACGTGGTCGCCGTTCTCCCCGGCGCCGACCCCAAATTGAAGCAGGAGAATATCGTCATCGGCGCGCACTACGACCATATCGGCTTGGGCTACTTCGGCACCGGCAGCTCGAAGACCGAAGGCCAAATCCATCACGGCGCCGACGACAACGCCTCGGGGACCGCCGTGATGATGAGCGTGGCGGCGAGGCTCGGCCGGATGGGCGAGCGGCCGCCGCGGACCATCGTCTTCGTCGCTTTTACGGGCGAAGAGCTGGGGCTGCGCGGGTCGAGATACTTCGTCGATCATCCGCCTTTTCCCACCGCCTCGACCAGGGCGATGATCAATCTGGATATGGTGGGCCGGATGAAAGACGATCAGGTCACGGCCGCCTCCGTGGACAGCGCCAAGGAGTTCCGCGCGCTCGTCGGCCGCGCCGCCGAAGGGCTCAAGGTCACGATGAGACCGGGAGGCGGAAGCAGCGACCACGTCTCTTTCCACAGAAAGGAAATCCCCGCCTTACACTTCACGACCGGCATTCACCCAGACTATCACCGTCCCTCGGATACCTGGGAAAAGCTGAATATCCAGGGGATGGCGAAGATCAACGATATGTTGTTCAAGCTCGCAAGAGAAATCGCCGCCGCCAAAGAAGGATTCACGTTTGTCAAAGTTCCTTCGACCCGGGACGGCTAG
- a CDS encoding dienelactone hydrolase family protein, translating into MLTNVEELIQKYRDGGISRREFIQQAVVLTGSLAVATSLIDSLLSLAAHAAQVDPNDPALTSSDVKFAAEDGAAIGGYLTRPKGDGKFPAVIVIHGNSGIDDHIHDVARRIAKAGYVALTPDLLSRQGGTASFPSSAAATEGTRKVNDDTIVRDLNGAINFLKAQNFVRPKIGVVGFCWGGSRALMFTTRSKDLAASVIYYGSNPSNLDDVKNIIAPVLGQYGGADERVTSGAPKLDEAMKKYGKSFEYKIYAGAPHSFNNDTSPRSYREEAAKEAWARTLEFFKKHLES; encoded by the coding sequence ATGCTTACAAACGTGGAAGAGCTGATTCAGAAATATCGCGATGGCGGAATCAGCCGCAGGGAATTCATCCAACAGGCTGTGGTCTTAACCGGGAGCCTGGCCGTGGCTACCAGTCTTATCGATTCGCTGCTCTCACTCGCGGCCCATGCTGCCCAGGTAGATCCCAACGATCCGGCGCTCACGTCCTCGGATGTCAAGTTCGCCGCCGAAGACGGCGCGGCGATCGGCGGTTACCTAACCAGGCCGAAGGGAGACGGAAAGTTTCCCGCGGTGATTGTCATCCACGGAAACTCCGGTATCGATGATCATATCCACGACGTGGCCCGGCGCATCGCCAAGGCCGGCTATGTCGCTCTGACGCCTGACCTGTTGTCGCGGCAAGGTGGAACGGCCTCTTTCCCGTCTTCGGCGGCGGCTACCGAGGGCACCCGGAAAGTAAACGACGATACGATCGTCAGGGATCTCAACGGCGCGATTAACTTTTTAAAGGCGCAAAATTTCGTGCGCCCGAAAATCGGCGTCGTGGGTTTCTGCTGGGGCGGCAGCCGGGCCCTGATGTTCACTACGCGGAGTAAAGATCTCGCGGCGTCGGTGATTTATTACGGCAGCAACCCGTCGAACCTTGACGACGTCAAAAACATTATAGCTCCCGTGTTGGGTCAATACGGCGGAGCGGACGAACGGGTCACGTCGGGCGCGCCGAAACTGGACGAGGCGATGAAGAAATACGGTAAATCTTTCGAGTACAAGATTTACGCCGGTGCGCCGCATTCGTTTAATAACGATACGAGCCCGCGAAGTTACCGCGAAGAAGCGGCGAAGGAGGCCTGGGCTAGGACGCTGGAGTTCTTTAAAAAGCATCTTGAGAGTTAA
- a CDS encoding ATPase, T2SS/T4P/T4SS family, translating to MKKETPETTQRTAKLGELLVQEGLITAKQLEEAVAVQKKQQIYMPLGEICVDLKFITRDQLKKTLGTNQNRIALGELLTNLGLVTPEQVRDALKQQKVSRKKIGQILVEKGYLTNNALISALNLQLGVPKITPHPSLIDKSLLRGVNETFLRKNEALPAFKQGGELTVLMADPLNQAAIADLEKFFGCKIQPAIASADEIQNAISQCFRVDLKTGLSTSEAQKDLVIGQTDVSTESGDTTVGIVNYVISDGFRERASDIHIEAQEKGLRVRYRIDGVLYHKTDLPLFLAPPVISRIKVLCGLDIAEKRRHQDGRIEAKVMGKEIDLRVSTYAAVYGESIVIRILQRQTNLIDLDLLGFNPANRLRYAELLDQPSGIMLATGPTGSGKTTTLYASLNYLNNMFRKIITVEDPVEFTLDGIVQGNLDPKLGLSYSDFLKSMMRQDPDVLMVGEIRDREGAEAVIQAALTGHKVLTTFHTDDTTGALLRLLDIGIDPFLIASTVSAVVSQRLVRVLCQNCRQPFVPRQEMIASFLVDLRGVESFTFYQPKGCMHCNGTGFKGRVALHELLVVNDAIREAVMSRKTSTQIRLIARDQAHLISMREDGFYKATQGVTTLEEVVRMVFHQESDALSARPLDEVIALCEGKAPPEARPSRKTEYKVIERAPLENVPVQVFTSDSASGALEGESYRIRFDANTVESETERIADFFEAYRKIKQELGETIDGEYLGDFADFIIDTVKRLRTSEGAEFAEFSLHVRDNTDRIFVETLLPQKDPTPSPRSSREAGMRQVGYLK from the coding sequence GTGAAGAAAGAGACTCCGGAGACCACCCAACGTACGGCGAAACTTGGCGAGCTGCTGGTGCAGGAAGGCTTGATCACCGCCAAGCAGTTGGAAGAAGCCGTAGCCGTTCAGAAAAAGCAACAGATCTACATGCCGCTGGGCGAGATCTGCGTCGATCTCAAGTTCATCACCCGAGACCAGCTCAAAAAAACCTTAGGCACGAATCAAAACCGCATCGCGTTGGGAGAGCTCTTGACGAATCTGGGCCTGGTCACTCCGGAACAGGTTCGCGACGCTCTCAAGCAACAGAAAGTCAGCCGGAAAAAAATCGGCCAGATCCTGGTCGAGAAGGGATATCTCACGAACAACGCGCTGATCAGCGCGCTCAACCTGCAGCTCGGCGTCCCCAAGATCACGCCGCACCCGAGCTTGATCGACAAGAGCCTGCTCAGAGGCGTCAACGAGACGTTTCTCCGGAAGAACGAGGCCTTGCCGGCCTTCAAACAGGGGGGCGAGCTGACCGTCCTCATGGCCGATCCCTTGAACCAGGCCGCCATCGCCGACCTGGAAAAATTCTTCGGCTGCAAGATCCAGCCGGCGATCGCCTCCGCCGACGAAATTCAAAACGCCATCAGCCAGTGCTTTCGGGTAGATCTGAAAACCGGCCTTTCGACGTCGGAGGCGCAGAAAGACCTCGTCATCGGACAGACCGACGTCTCGACCGAGTCGGGTGACACGACCGTCGGCATCGTCAACTACGTCATCTCCGACGGTTTCCGGGAGCGGGCGAGCGATATCCACATCGAGGCGCAGGAAAAGGGGCTTCGCGTCCGCTACCGCATCGACGGCGTCCTTTATCACAAGACCGATCTGCCGCTGTTTCTTGCGCCGCCCGTGATCTCTCGCATCAAAGTCCTCTGCGGGCTCGACATCGCGGAAAAGCGGCGGCACCAGGACGGCCGCATCGAGGCCAAGGTCATGGGCAAGGAGATCGATCTGCGGGTCTCCACTTACGCGGCGGTCTACGGTGAAAGCATCGTGATCCGCATCCTGCAACGCCAGACCAACCTGATCGATCTCGACCTGCTGGGATTCAATCCCGCCAATCGCCTCAGGTACGCAGAGCTATTGGACCAACCGTCGGGCATCATGCTGGCGACCGGACCTACGGGCAGCGGCAAGACGACCACGCTTTACGCATCGCTCAACTACCTGAACAACATGTTTCGCAAGATCATCACCGTCGAAGACCCGGTGGAGTTCACCCTCGACGGCATCGTCCAGGGGAATCTCGATCCGAAGCTGGGCCTTTCCTACTCGGACTTTCTCAAGTCGATGATGCGCCAGGACCCGGACGTCCTCATGGTGGGCGAAATCCGCGACCGCGAAGGGGCGGAAGCCGTCATCCAGGCGGCGCTGACCGGCCACAAGGTGCTCACCACCTTTCACACCGACGACACGACCGGCGCCCTGCTCAGGCTGCTCGACATCGGCATCGACCCCTTCCTGATCGCTTCGACCGTTTCTGCCGTGGTCAGTCAACGCCTGGTGCGGGTGCTGTGCCAGAACTGCCGGCAGCCGTTCGTCCCGCGCCAGGAGATGATCGCCTCGTTCCTCGTCGATCTCCGCGGCGTGGAGTCGTTCACCTTCTATCAGCCCAAGGGCTGCATGCATTGCAACGGCACCGGATTCAAGGGGCGCGTCGCCCTGCACGAGCTTCTGGTCGTCAACGACGCCATCCGCGAGGCCGTCATGAGCCGCAAGACCTCCACGCAGATTCGACTGATCGCGCGCGACCAGGCCCATCTCATCTCCATGCGCGAGGACGGCTTTTACAAGGCCACGCAGGGCGTGACCACGCTGGAGGAGGTCGTGCGCATGGTGTTTCATCAGGAAAGCGACGCGCTGTCCGCTCGCCCTCTCGACGAGGTCATCGCCCTCTGCGAAGGAAAGGCGCCGCCGGAGGCGCGCCCTTCGAGAAAAACGGAATACAAAGTCATCGAGAGAGCGCCGTTGGAAAACGTGCCCGTTCAGGTCTTCACGAGCGACTCGGCTTCCGGCGCGCTGGAAGGCGAATCGTATCGCATCCGTTTCGACGCCAACACGGTCGAATCGGAGACCGAGCGAATCGCGGACTTCTTCGAGGCCTACCGAAAGATCAAGCAGGAGTTGGGGGAGACGATCGACGGCGAATATTTGGGCGATTTCGCTGATTTCATCATCGACACCGTAAAACGGTTGAGGACGTCCGAAGGCGCGGAGTTCGCCGAGTTCTCGCTCCACGTCAGGGACAACACAGACCGGATTTTCGTCGAAACGCTGCTGCCGCAGAAGGACCCCACGCCGTCGCCGCGGTCGAGCCGTGAGGCGGGTATGCGGCAGGTCGGCTATTTGAAATAG
- a CDS encoding dienelactone hydrolase family protein, whose amino-acid sequence MPEEIKKLVEEYRDGKISRREFIQKAVILTGSMAAATSLIDSLLSPSAHAAFTDPNDPALKSGEVQYPGKAGTVFGYLSRPSAAGKYPAIVIISDNQGLGDHFRD is encoded by the coding sequence GTGCCAGAGGAAATAAAAAAACTTGTCGAAGAATACCGCGACGGGAAAATCAGCCGCCGCGAGTTTATTCAAAAGGCGGTAATTTTGACGGGGAGCATGGCTGCGGCGACGAGCCTGATCGATTCGCTGCTCTCACCGTCGGCCCATGCCGCCTTTACAGATCCAAACGACCCCGCTTTGAAATCCGGCGAGGTACAATATCCGGGCAAGGCGGGAACCGTCTTTGGGTATCTGTCCAGACCTAGCGCCGCCGGAAAATATCCGGCGATCGTCATCATCTCCGACAACCAAGGTTTAGGCGACCACTTCCGCGAT